AGAGAATTGTGTCCACTGGATTTTAGACGTAGCTTTTAGGGAGGATGAACAGAACGCAAATGCAGGAAATATAGCTGAAAACATGTCGATGATAAGGAGATTATCGCTGAATCTTCTTAAGCAGGAAAAGACTGCTAAATGTGGGATTGAGATTAAACGTCAGATGGCAGGTTGGGATGATGAGTACTTGCTAAAAGTGCTGGGTGTCAAATCTTTTTCATGAAATCGCCCTGATAACTAGGGTTCTTAAACTGAAAGCAATCATAATCCATTCTATTAAGAATATTTAATCAAATACCCTTCTGGAAATAGTAGCTTATCTTGTGGTGTTCTACGACCATTGTCCGGCAAACACAAGGTAACATCAGCGTGTAGTGCTACCCGTTAATCAAGCAAAAACTAAGAGAGTTTTCGCCCCCCTGATACAGGAATTTTCGAAGCTCTCATATTGCAGTAAATGCTGCCTTTCAGCTCGCTAACGCTCGGCATTGACCGCAATCTGATTTCTCCTTCAATGCTTCCTATCAGGGGCGCTCGCATTAAGCAGCCTCACATTTATAATAATGTTTTTCCATTTCATTTGGAGATCGGTATTTCAAAGTAGAGTGCAGGTAATCGGAATTGTATTTCAGAACCCAACTTTGCAATTCTTTTGAGAGTTCTTCTGAAGACCTCCATTCTTTTAGCCATAAAAGCTCCTCTTTCATGGTGCGCATGAATCGCTCGGTCTCTGCATTTCCCTTTGGATTGTTGTAGCTTGTGTAAATTTGCTCTACATCTACTTTTGAGCAGTAACGCATATAAGCCTCTGAAGTGGGCTGACATCCGTTTTCTGAGACAAGTTTTAGTCCTTTGCCACGGGCCCCTTCTGGAAATTGCGTGTTAAGCGCCCGGTCTAATGCTTCTAGCCAGTCTATTGACTTAGAGCGCCTTCCAGACTTCAACCCCACAATTTTTTTCGTGTACCAGTCAAGTACAACTGTTATGTAAGTCCAGCCATCGCCTTCGACAAAAACTTTTGTCATGTCTGTTCCCCATATCTGATTAGGTTTTTCCGCCTTGGGCTTCGGTCGATGATGTCTATCAGCAGTTTTAGGCCTCATTTTTTTGGCGCAAAGAAGATTTCGCTCTTTCATAATTCGATAAATGCGTTTCAAATTGCACGGTATTCCATCTCTATAACGCAAACTTGCCCATACTCGCCTGTAACCCCAAAAGGGGTGCTCCATTTTTATCTGAGCAATTCTTTCGGCGAGGACATCATCGATTTTTCTTCTTATCTCAGGACGTTTTCTCTTCACAGATACCACTCCTCGTCGTTTTTTTTTAACTCGAGAGTAAGATCTGCAACCACTTGTTTCAAACGATTGTTTTGCTTCTGAAGACGTGCTTCCTTTTGGTCTGATTTTCCTTTTTCAAACGCTCGGCTCGCATTGTTTAGAAAACAGTCCTTCCATTGGTAGAACTGAGCCTGACTTATTTCGTATTCAGTGCAAATTTCGGCAAGGGGACGACCCCTTAATCCTTCCAATATAATTTTTGTTTTTAATTCAGGAGTCCATTTTCTTCGTTTCATGAGTAAAACCCTATAGTTTAGATAGTTATTTTACTCTCTTAGCTCCTTTTATGTCTTAACGGGGAGCAGTATAAACCCATTTCGATCTCCTGAGCAAGCGCTCCCAACTGCTACAGCTATGATGAAACCCAAGGTATCAACTACTATATGCCTTTTTCGACCCTTGATTTTTTTACCTCCGTCATAGCCCTTAAGCCCCCTTTTTCTGTTGTTTTTACAGACTGGCTATCTGCTATACCCGCGCTTGCATCCTCGGCTTTACCAAGAAGAATTCGCAATCTTCTACGTAAATAATCGTGAACCATGTGAAAAACTCCCTTTCTTTTCCAACGAGAATATTGGCCCTGTACAGCTGTCCATGGAGGAAAATCATGAGGGAGATGTCTCCATTGGCATCCTGTTCTCAAAAGGTAAAAGATAGCATTAAACATTTCCCGTCGAGAGTGCTTTGGCTTCCTGCCGGCATTACGGTAAGTTGAGCTGGTTAAAAGTGGCTTGATTTGCTCCCACTCTTTGTCTGTTAGGTCATCCGGATAAGGTTTGCGCATTTTAGCCCCCACATATTCAAAAAATGCGCTAATTTATACCTAAAAGTTTAATTCACATACAACCTCTTAACGGGGAGCAGTATAACTCTACTTGCTTTTTTCCTTTTCTTACCCAGTCTCGCAAAATTGTAATCCCTCCTTGATAGCCGAGTTCTTTGATCTCGCGATACAGAACAGTAGCCGGAATAAAATGGCGCCCGGCATTTTTTATCCGTTTTTCAAGAAACGCTTTAAATGGATCCAATTTCGATGGCCGCTTCTGGTTTGAGTGATATTTTGGCGGCTTCTTTGATCTTAAATATTTCCTTACTGTGTTTCTCGACAAACATAGTTCATTGGCTATCTGTCGAATTCCCTTTCCTTGTTTTCTTAAAATTTGAATTTCCATGAAATACTCCTGAGTGATCATTTCTACCCCCTCGATATAAAGGGGATTGTTTACTCAGGGTGGGTCAAAATTCAACCGCTCAGCTGGGTCATTTTATCACCGTTGCTAACAATACCTGGCTTCGCCAACAATTGAGTAAAGAAGACGGCTCTATTGACAAAGCTATTGAAATGGTCGAACACAATCTTAAAGACACCGTCGCATTCATAAATGCCAAAGGGATGTTACATTTTGACGCTCATTTTCACAACATTTTGACAGATGGTGAGCTGCTCTATTTTTCTGATTTCAGCCTTGCAACAAGTTTCCAATTTGCACTATCAAAGGAAGAGTTGCAATTCTTCCAAAACCACCAAAATTACGATCGTTGCTATGTGGTAACGACTTTGACTTCCTGGATCATTTCCAGAGTATTTGGAAAGGATCATTTTGATGAAGTTTTAAACGACTATGCAAATGGAAAGACTCCACTTGTATTGCCAGCTGCATTAACTCCTTATCTCTCATCGATTGTAAAACGTTATGCAAGCATTACTCTCAAAATGAATACGTTTTTTAAAACTCTCAGAGAGGAAAATGAGATATGATCAAAAGTTGTGTTTGAGATAAAAAGAGCGTACCCTATGAAATTTTAGAATCAAAAAAAATTATAGGAGATACGCTCATGAAGAATGATGTCATTTCTTTGGATAAATTTCACGCAACAAGTGAAATGAACAGCTTGCTGGAACAAACATTGAGGGAAGGAGCTCGCCTGTTGCTTCAACAGGCTATTGAAAATGAAGTCAATGAATACCTGGAATCGATGAAAGGCAGGAGGGATTTCGAGGGAAGAAAACAATTTGTCCGCAACGGCTACCTCCCTGAAAGAGAAGTACAAACAGGAATCGGACCGATATCAGTGAAGCAACCTAGAATTCGAAACAGAGAAGAGAGCTCTGAAGGGTACTCAAGCGCAATTCTTCCGAAATATCTAAGGAGGGTGCCATCTCTTGATGCGGTGATTCCAGCTCTTTACCTCAGGGGGATTTCTACAAGCAATTTCCAGGATGCACTTGAAGCGATCATGGGCAAGGATGCGAAAGGATTATCCGCAGCTAACATCACTCGTTTAAAACAATCTTGGGAGCAGGAATACAAAGACTGGAACAAGCGCTCTCTTGAAGGAAAGCGCTACGCTTACATCTGGGTAGATGGGATCTATTTCAATGTTCGTCTTGGAGATGACCGAATTTGCTTTCTCGTGATTCTTGGCGCTCTTCCTAATGGTAAAAAGGAACTTGTGGCGATCCACAATGGTTATAGAGAGAGCAAAATTTCCTGGACAGAGGTATTGGAGAGTTTGAAGCGGCGCGGGCTGTGTACAGCTCCTGAGCTTGCGATAGGAGATGGTGCGCTTGGATTTTGGTCGGCAATAGAGGAAGTTTTTCCGAAGACAAAGCAGCAGCGGTGTTGGGTGCATAAAACGGCCAATGTGCTGGATAAAATGCCCAAAAGTATTCAAGTGAATGCGAAAAAGGCCATTCATGAAATTTATATGGCCCCTACCAAAGAAGATGGACTGGCGGCGTTTGAGGTGTTTTTAAAAACATACCGAGACAAATACCCCAAAGCCTGTGCTTGTCTTGAGAAGGATAAGGCGCAACTGTTTACCTTCTACAATTTTCCGGCGATCCATTGGCAGCACGTCAGGACAACTAACCCGATTGAATCGACTTTTGCAACAATAAGACACCGGACAAGGCAAACCAAAGGCTGCGGTTCAGTGGCTGCCACTTTGACAATGGTATTCAAGCTGGCTACTACAGCCGAGAAAAAATGGAGAAAACTCAAAGGTTGTGAAATGATTGAAAAAGTAATCAACGGAGTGGTCTTTAAAGATGGAGAAGAGGTTCTGGAAAAAGAAAAAGTAGCTTAAAAGAATTTTTAAATTAGGGTGCGCTTAAGGATTCGAAACACAACATTTGAAAATATCTCAAAGATTTTCTTGATGAATATAATACTTAGTTTCGACATGTTCCTCTGAATCCAAACTCTCAAATTTTGAGGATAGAACTTCGGAATGAGGCCCTGAAGCATAAGAAGAAAAAATGCAAGATGTCAGTAAGAATAGAGAGAGGATGAATTTTGTTTTCATAAAAGCTCATTGTTGTGGATTCGTCAGAGGAATATATTAAATGACACCTAGATTTTGCAATACAAATTTAGCATTGAAGCAATGCAATACTGTAGGGCTTTAGCAAATACTCCTGACTTGGCAGAAAAGGCGCCTCCTCCTCATCCCGGAAGTCATCAGGCGAACTTAATGACGTGTCGGCAATAAGCTTCCACTCCCCCTGAGGAAGCGTCACTTCCTTATTTTCTGCACTCGGATTGTATGCGGCAAACAAATGATGCGACTGCACTTCATCAACTAGTAAGTAGGCAAGAAATTGAGTATCCCCATCCCAATCCGGATGATCAGGCTGTTTGCCATGCCAAACAATATCCTCTGGAGTCAAATAACGCCCCCTTCTCAATTGCGGATGACGTGCTCGGAATTGAATACACATCCGGTAAAAGCGAAAAAAATCTCCCTGCAATTCCAACTCATTCCAGAGAAACCAATTCATCTCATTATCTTGACACCAGCTATTGTTATTCCCGAAACGGGTGTGTCCATACTCATTTCCCATTAAAAGCATCGGAATGCCTTGCGACAGCATGAGAGCCAAATGAAAGTTTTTCATTTGCCTGACCCGCAAGTCATTGATCTCCTGGTCATCGGTTTCCCCTTCCTCTCCGCAGTTCCAGCTAAAGTTCGCAGGGTGCCCGTCTCTGTTGTTTTCCCCATTAGATGTGTTGTCTTTTTGATTGTAAGTGACAAGATCCCGCAAGGTAAAACCATCATGTGCTGAAATAAAATTCACACTGGATCGCGGCGTACGGCTCCTTCCGAAAATATCATCCGAACCGCACAACCTGGTAGCAAAGCTTCGATTTTTTCCCTTATCCCCTTTAATAAATTGCCTGACCACATCTCGGTAAACATCATTCCATTCGCTCCATCTTTCCTCTCTTGGATAAAACTTACCCAACAAATAAAGCCCCGCAGCATCCCACGGCTCTGCAATCAGCTTAGTTGCAGCAAGGATCGGATCGTTGGAAATGGCATCAATCAATGGGGGGTTCTTAAGAGGTTCCCCATGAACTCCTCTGAACATCACGCCGGCTAAATCGAAACGGAACCCATCAACATGCATTTCAGATACCCAGTAGCGTAAGCAATCTTTGATAAAATCCCGCACAATCGGGTGATTGCTGTTGATCGTATTGCCACAGCCTGTGAAATCCATCTTTTCATGCTGATCATCAAACAGATAGTACGTTTGCGGATCGATGCCAAAAAACGAAAAGGGTTCCTGATCGCTCTCCCCTGTATGGTTCAAAACAATATCGAGAATCACCTCAATGCCATTTCGATGAAACTCCTTAACCATCGTTTTGAAATCAAGAATCGATTGCCCAAATTCATCAATGGATGCGTATCTGTTCATGGGAGAAAAATAATGCAAAGGGGAGTATCCCCAATAATTAACCAGCTTTTCCCCATTTAATGGATTGTACCTGAAGTACTCCAGCTCATTGAACTCGTTGATAGGCATCAATTTAACAGCATTGACACCCAGACTTTTTAAATAGGGAATCTTCTCTACAGCTCCCAAAAATTTCCCGCGCCAAAGAGCATTGCTTGACGAATGGTTGGTAAATCCCCTGATATGCATCTCATAAATCATCATCTCTTCGCGAGGAAGGTTCAAAGGTCGATCCCCTTCCCAGTCAAAGATCAATTCCTCATCAACCAGGCCAAGAGGCATCTCTCCAATTCCCTCTCCCCAAACAGACGAAGTTGCCAGCCCTTTGGCATAAGGATCTATGACCAGCCGTTGATAATCGTAATAGTCAGTAAAGACCTTCCCTTTACCTTTTTTAAAACGGTATGCATAGCAAAGGCGACGGGGTAGATTCTCCACATAAATATGCCAAACATAACCTGTCCGGTTAATTTGCGGGTCGAGGGGAATCTCTTTAAACGGACGACGATCATCAAAATGAAACAAACACAAAGCCGCTTCCGTCGCCAATCGGGAATAGATCGCAAAATTTACCCCTTTAGAATCCCTCTTAGATCCATAAGGTTTACTCTTTCCGGAAGATTCACGCGTTTGCACCAAGGAAACCATCCTATGACTAATGATGATCCCTTATCATATAACACTTTTTTTATAAAAATAGCTAACGGTAAAGGTTTGGATTAGTCTTTGAAACATCGAAATTTAAAAAGCCTTGTGAAACGAAGGGAAGAGCCTCATTACCAAATGTATTTCTAAATTCTTCTCTCGCCTGATCCGCCGTCATCACGTTGTTGACGACGCTCTTATAAAGTTGATAACGCACCCTAATAATCTCGTTGACAAGGGAAGGATTCCCGTAAACAACCATCAAAAGCTGCCTGGAAGCTAAAAAAACACGCAATTCCAGCTTATTTTCCTTAACAGTGATGAAATCCTGCAACGAATAGTAGCCGTTCCGCAGCTTAATTGGACGTTTATCCTCCCCTTTGGGAGGTTCGACATATGCACCTGCAAGCATATGCGTAAACGCATCGTTCAACTCGGGATCCTTGAGATCAATTGTCGCAAGTTCTTTGACATGATTGATTTTAGGAAGAGATTCCGACTGCACAATCAAAGCGGACAACATCTCGGAGACAAAATTCGGCCGCAAAGCTTCCAATTTCTGATAAAATTCCTGATCTCTATATAAAAAATCGATTAAATAATGTGCTGTATTCAAATGAACGGCAAGTTTTTGCGGATTGCCATCCCTCTCTTTTTTATCCACAAATATGTTGAAACTCAGCTTAGAGCTTGCCTTG
This genomic window from Waddlia chondrophila WSU 86-1044 contains:
- a CDS encoding IS3 family transposase, with the translated sequence MKRKRPEIRRKIDDVLAERIAQIKMEHPFWGYRRVWASLRYRDGIPCNLKRIYRIMKERNLLCAKKMRPKTADRHHRPKPKAEKPNQIWGTDMTKVFVEGDGWTYITVVLDWYTKKIVGLKSGRRSKSIDWLEALDRALNTQFPEGARGKGLKLVSENGCQPTSEAYMRYCSKVDVEQIYTSYNNPKGNAETERFMRTMKEELLWLKEWRSSEELSKELQSWVLKYNSDYLHSTLKYRSPNEMEKHYYKCEAA
- a CDS encoding transposase, which gives rise to MKRRKWTPELKTKIILEGLRGRPLAEICTEYEISQAQFYQWKDCFLNNASRAFEKGKSDQKEARLQKQNNRLKQVVADLTLELKKNDEEWYL
- a CDS encoding IS5 family transposase → MRKPYPDDLTDKEWEQIKPLLTSSTYRNAGRKPKHSRREMFNAIFYLLRTGCQWRHLPHDFPPWTAVQGQYSRWKRKGVFHMVHDYLRRRLRILLGKAEDASAGIADSQSVKTTEKGGLRAMTEVKKSRVEKGI
- a CDS encoding IS256 family transposase translates to MKNDVISLDKFHATSEMNSLLEQTLREGARLLLQQAIENEVNEYLESMKGRRDFEGRKQFVRNGYLPEREVQTGIGPISVKQPRIRNREESSEGYSSAILPKYLRRVPSLDAVIPALYLRGISTSNFQDALEAIMGKDAKGLSAANITRLKQSWEQEYKDWNKRSLEGKRYAYIWVDGIYFNVRLGDDRICFLVILGALPNGKKELVAIHNGYRESKISWTEVLESLKRRGLCTAPELAIGDGALGFWSAIEEVFPKTKQQRCWVHKTANVLDKMPKSIQVNAKKAIHEIYMAPTKEDGLAAFEVFLKTYRDKYPKACACLEKDKAQLFTFYNFPAIHWQHVRTTNPIESTFATIRHRTRQTKGCGSVAATLTMVFKLATTAEKKWRKLKGCEMIEKVINGVVFKDGEEVLEKEKVA
- a CDS encoding glycogen debranching protein; this encodes MQTRESSGKSKPYGSKRDSKGVNFAIYSRLATEAALCLFHFDDRRPFKEIPLDPQINRTGYVWHIYVENLPRRLCYAYRFKKGKGKVFTDYYDYQRLVIDPYAKGLATSSVWGEGIGEMPLGLVDEELIFDWEGDRPLNLPREEMMIYEMHIRGFTNHSSSNALWRGKFLGAVEKIPYLKSLGVNAVKLMPINEFNELEYFRYNPLNGEKLVNYWGYSPLHYFSPMNRYASIDEFGQSILDFKTMVKEFHRNGIEVILDIVLNHTGESDQEPFSFFGIDPQTYYLFDDQHEKMDFTGCGNTINSNHPIVRDFIKDCLRYWVSEMHVDGFRFDLAGVMFRGVHGEPLKNPPLIDAISNDPILAATKLIAEPWDAAGLYLLGKFYPREERWSEWNDVYRDVVRQFIKGDKGKNRSFATRLCGSDDIFGRSRTPRSSVNFISAHDGFTLRDLVTYNQKDNTSNGENNRDGHPANFSWNCGEEGETDDQEINDLRVRQMKNFHLALMLSQGIPMLLMGNEYGHTRFGNNNSWCQDNEMNWFLWNELELQGDFFRFYRMCIQFRARHPQLRRGRYLTPEDIVWHGKQPDHPDWDGDTQFLAYLLVDEVQSHHLFAAYNPSAENKEVTLPQGEWKLIADTSLSSPDDFRDEEEAPFLPSQEYLLKPYSIALLQC